One part of the Rattus rattus isolate New Zealand chromosome 14, Rrattus_CSIRO_v1, whole genome shotgun sequence genome encodes these proteins:
- the LOC116883611 gene encoding probable G-protein coupled receptor 141 has protein sequence MDEYNTSENSSCDPILAHHLTPVYFIVLIGGLVGVISILFLLVKMNSRSVTTMAVINLVVVHGVFLMTVPFRLAYLIKGTWTFGLPFCKFVSAMLHIHMYLTFLFYVVILVIRYLIFFKRRDKVEFYRKLHAVAASTAMWLLVIVIVVPLVVSQYGNNEEYNEQQCFKFHKELARDYVQVINYMIIIIVITIAMILLGCQAFITLSMVRKFRHSLLSHQEFWAQLKNLFFIGIILICFLPYQFFRMYYLYVVAHSKSCINKVAFYNEILLSTTAISCCDLLLFVFGGSHWVKQKIIDIWNCLLCH, from the coding sequence ATGGATGAATATAATACCTCGGAGAATTCCTCTTGTGACCCTATACTGGCACACCATTTAACACCAGTTTACTTCATAGTGCTTATTGGCGGGCTGGTAGGCGTCATCTCCATCCTGTTCTTATTGGTGAAAATGAACTCACGTTCAGTGACTACCATGGCTGTCATTAACCTGGTGGTGGTCCATGGGGtattcctaatgacagtgcctttCCGCTTAGCTTACCTCATCAAAGGGACTTGGACATTTGGATTGCCCTTCTGCAAATTTGTGAGTGCCATGCTACATATTCACATGTACCTCACTTTCCTCTTCTACGTGGTGATACTCGTCATCAGATACCTCATCTTCTTTAAGCGTAGAGACAAAGTAGAATTCTACAGAAAATTGCATGCAGTTGCTGCCAGTACTGCCATGTGGCTTTTGGTGATTGTCATTGTTGTACCCTTGGTGGTTTCTCAGTATGGAAATAATGAAGAATACAATGAGCAACAGTGCTTTAAATTTCATAAAGAACTTGCCCGAGATTATGTGCAAGTCATCAACTATATGATAATCATTATTGTCATAACCATTGCAATGATTCTCTTGGGTTGCCAGGCCTTCATCACATTGTCCATGGTGCGGAAGTTTCGCCATTCCTTACTATCCCACCAGGAGTTCTGGGCACAACtgaaaaatcttttctttatagGTATCATTCTTATTTGTTTTCTCCCCTACCAGTTCTTCAGAATGTATTACTTGTATGTCGTGGCACATTCCAAGAGCTGTATAAACAAAGTTGCATTTTACAATGAAATCCTCTTGAGTACAACAGCCATCAGCTGCTGTGATTTGTTGCTCTTTGTCTTTGGAGGAAGCCACTGGGTTAAGCAAAAGATTATTGACATATGGAATTGCCTTTTGTGCCATTAG
- the LOC116883697 gene encoding probable G-protein coupled receptor 141, whose translation MDVVNVAIVSNGSSVVTPTAGQGCDAYCRAILTTAYSVVLFGGTVGTVMMSHMIFKRNSQSAIATIIINIIVLHSLLLISLPFRLSYYLSAVWKLGSFTCRMVSGVIYAHMYLTFVFYVAIVTLRLLIYFKKLQMQQLQKFHAVALSIIIWMVGSFIFLPIFFLQYGTDPSYTEQQRCFEFHRSLNCKNIIIINYSIIVIMMTTVLVLFLIQLAVIVRLIKAYWPCMWAHQEYRAQIKSFFFLLVIVVCFIPHHVFRVYFIQNYPEQENSKLILYNEICVALTAFCCLDMLCFVGGVIH comes from the coding sequence ATGGATGTGGTGAATGTAGCCATCGTGTCAAATGGTTCAAGCGTGGTGACGCCTACAGCAGGGCAAGGCTGTGATGCCTACTGCAGGGCAATTCTGACAACAGCCTATAGTGTGGTCTTATTTGGAGGCACCGTTGGAACAGTTATGATGTCACACATGATATTCAAAAGGAATAGCCAATCAGCGATTGCCACAATCATCATTAATATCATTGTGCTACACTCCCTTCTCCTGATTAGTCTGCCATTCCGCCTCAGCTACTATCTCTCAGCAGTCTGGAAGCTTGGGTCCTTTACCTGCCGAATGGTTAGTGGCGTCATTTATGCTCATATGTACCTTACCTTTGTTTTCTATGTGGCCATTGTTACCCTTCGGTTGCTCATCTATTTTAAGAAACTCCAGATGCAACAGCTACAAAAGTTCCATGCTGTGGCTCTAAGCATTATAATTTGGATGGTAGGAAGCTTCATCTTTCTACCgatattttttttacagtatgGCACAGATCCAAGTTACACAGAGCAACAACGGTGCTTTGAGTTTCATAGATCTCTCAACTGCAAGAACATCATCATCATAAACTACTCTATAATTGTCATTATGATGACAACAGTTCTGGTCCTCTTTCTGATACAGCTGGCTGTCATTGTTCGTTTGATAAAAGCCTATTGGCCTTGTATGTGGGCCCATCAAGAGTACAGAGCCCAGATCAAGAGCTTTTTCTTCCTGTTGGTCATAGTTGTCTGCTTTATACCCCACCATGTGTTCAGggtatattttattcaaaattatcCAGAGCAAGAAAATTCTAAGTTGATACTATACAATGAAATTTGTGTTGCTTTAACAGCCTTCTGCTGCCTGGATATGTTATGTTTTGTAGGTGGTGTCATCCATTAG